A stretch of DNA from Gemmatimonadales bacterium:
TAGGGCTCGATGGTCTCGAGCCGGCCGGGGGCGATCTCGATCAGCAGGCAAGTGCCGCCGTCACTTCCGAACTCGTCGGCGTGTCGTTCGGCGGCCGGCTTGAACATGACGGACTGCGGCGGACACTCCCGCGCCACGCTTCGCAGCCGCTCGGCGTACGAGCCGGCGACCACGAAGCAGATGCTGGCCGCGTGATGCTCATGCCAGGGGAGCCGCCGGTGCGGCGGCTGGGCGAACTCGGTGAGGCGGAAGCCGCCGATGGCCCTGGTCCTGACCATGCCCAGCTCCGCAGTGTGGGGTTGATGCATAGAGCCTCGCGATCTCGCCGGGCTTGAACGGGGAGGAGTCTATTGGGGCTGGAGCGCTCCTGTTCCACTACTGGAGCCGGCTCCTGAAGGTTTCGTGAAAGCGCCCGGCGCCGGGTCCTGGAAGTTCCGGTCGGGGAACGCGTTGTGGACGGTTTCCCCGGAAGGGGGTGAACGCCTCAGAAGAGTTCCTCGGCCAGCGCGACGATGATGCCCGCAGGGCCTCGCATGTAGCAGAGCCGGTACTTGTCCTTGTACTGGACGACCTCGCCGACCAGTTCGGCGCCGTTGGCGCGCAGGCGAGCGACAGTGTCGTCGACGCTTTCGACGGTAAACATGACGCTCCGGAGGCCCAGCGTGTTCGGCGGTGCGATCGCCGGTTCGATCTCGACCAGTTTTGGATTGCGAAACTTCGTCAGCTCAAGCCGCCCGTGCCCATCTGGGGTCCGCATCATGACGATGTCGACTTGGACACTTTCGAGCCCGTTGATGCGATCCACCCACGGGCCCTCGACCGGCGTCTTGCCTTCCAGCGCCATTCCGAGGGTGGTGAAGAAAGCGATAGCGGGTGCAAGGTCGTCGACGACGACGCTGACGTGGTCCATTCTCTTGATCGTCATGTCCCTTTGCCGCGGTCAGGACCCGACCGCCGTGAGCTGATTGGTCGCCAACTTCCACCCCCCCCTCCGCACGCACACGAACGCTCCCCGCAGGTCCGTATCCGTCGGCACCCCGCCGAAGCTACCGTGCAGGGTCGAGAGGTTCTGCACGATTGCCATGTCCCCGAACAGCCGGACCGTGATCTCACGCTCGTCGTCGATGATCTGCACGTCGGTGCTGCCCGAACCGATATTCGCGAGCCGTTCCTCCCGCGGAGCCACCTGGCTACCGTCATCTTCGT
This window harbors:
- a CDS encoding VOC family protein produces the protein MTIKRMDHVSVVVDDLAPAIAFFTTLGMALEGKTPVEGPWVDRINGLESVQVDIVMMRTPDGHGRLELTKFRNPKLVEIEPAIAPPNTLGLRSVMFTVESVDDTVARLRANGAELVGEVVQYKDKYRLCYMRGPAGIIVALAEELF